In the genome of Drosophila pseudoobscura strain MV-25-SWS-2005 chromosome 3, UCI_Dpse_MV25, whole genome shotgun sequence, one region contains:
- the Grx1t gene encoding glutaredoxin-C4, whose protein sequence is MGSVVSQLQPPALYVNMNSPQAEFVRETISNHKVVIFSKSYCPYCSMAKEQFRKLNVNATVIELDQRDDGNEIQAVLGEMTGARTVPRCFIDGKFVGGGTDVKRLYDQGILQKYFQ, encoded by the coding sequence ATGGGTTCAGTCGTCAGTCAACTGCAGCCCCCTGCTCTGTACGTGAACATGAACAGTCCCCAGGCGGAGTTTGTGCGCGAGACGATCAGCAATCACAAGGTGGTGATCTTCAGCAAGAGCTATTGCCCCTACTGCAGCATGGCCAAGGAGCAGTTCCGCAAGCTGAATGTGAACGCGACGGTGATCGAGCTGGACCAGCGCGACGACGGCAACGAGATTCAGGCGGTGCTCGGCGAGATGACGGGGGCACGTACTGTGCCGCGCTGCTTCATCGATGGCAAGTTCGTGGGAGGCGGTACCGATGTAAAGCGCCTCTACGATCAGGGCATACTCCAGAAGTACTTCCAGTGA